A genomic stretch from Lagenorhynchus albirostris chromosome 12, mLagAlb1.1, whole genome shotgun sequence includes:
- the LOC132530579 gene encoding guanine nucleotide-binding protein G(I)/G(S)/G(O) subunit gamma-5-like, with product MSGSSSIAAMKKVVQQLRLEAGLNRVKVSQAAADLKQFCLRNAQHDPLLTGVSSSTNPFRSQKVCSFL from the coding sequence ATGTCTGGTTCCTCCAGCATTGCCGCTATGAAGAAAGTGGTTCAACAACTCCGGCTGGAGGCTGGGCTCAATCGCGTGAAGGTTTCCCAGGCAGCTGCAGATTTGAAACAATTCTGTCTGCGGAATGCTCAACATGACCCCCTGCTGACTGGAGTATCTTCAAGTACAAATCCCTTCAGATCTCAGAAAGTCTGTTCCTTTTTGTAG